From a single Solenopsis invicta isolate M01_SB chromosome 4, UNIL_Sinv_3.0, whole genome shotgun sequence genomic region:
- the LOC105201444 gene encoding urea transporter 1 yields the protein MSAKELPIAELRQEKTWVAFVGDFAILKEFFAHKKRRIWYAVQLLEVFLRGFGQIVFANNPLSGLLIIVTLAAVAPGALALSAATAGLGLLLSVLIREPDDLVENGLTVFNPVLVGAVSYSLIPQIYGSFDAFSFLLVLLATILSVYLARSLRSDKFSCTAWPFNLVEFALIFALSTQNGSDVVAKSVEPIFEMHNATSETTTTDGAGFYEQNATSVYIDWGMIVRGSVVSASQLLAIDNVIVGAVMYLAMLIYSPISTAFSYFGALCGTLAGLELGEDRHKVYSGLWGYNSLLTGAALGGNLLVLNGQTAAAAIVAIIYTPLLQYTIESIFAKTQLPVLSLPFVTATSLFLKLSGGKEDPTFPWPVSITFPEKQRHNYLARRRAAAREEVAAEELELVTRDERKPIPSDN from the exons CGACAA GAAAAAACATGGGTAGCGTTCGTAGGTGACTTTGCGATTTTAAAGGAGTTCTTTGCGCACAAAAAACGACGAATTTGGTACGCGGTGCAATTACTTGAAGTTTTTTTGCGTGGATTTGGACAG ATCGTTTTTGCGAATAATCCTCTCAGCGGGCTGCTGATAATAGTTACCTTGGCTGCGGTAGCGCCAGGTGCATTGGCGTTGTCTGCGGCCACCGCCGGCCTTGGCCTCTTACTGTCCGTg CTCATACGAGAGCCTGACGATCTTGTAGAAAACGGGCTAACTGTCTTCAACCCTGTACTGGTTGGGGCGGTATCGTACAGTCTAATACCGCAGATTTATGGAAGCTTCGATGCCTTCAGCTTCCTGCTCGTGCTCCTGGCCACGATACTCAG TGTTTATCTCGCGCGGTCCCTGAGAAGCGATAAATTCTCGTGCACAGCATGGCCATTTAACTTGGTGGAGTTCGCGTTGATTTTCGCCCTCTCAACGCAGAATGGCTCGGACGTGGTGGCCAAATCTGTGGAGCCAATATTTGAAATG CACAATGCAACAAGTGAGACGACGACAACGGACGGCGCCGGTTTCTATGAGCAGAATGCTACCAGCGTTTACATCGACTGGGGAATG ATTGTACGAGGCAGTGTTGTATCCGCGTCACAGCTGTTGGCGATTGATAATGTGATCGTTGGTGCTGTCATGTATCTGGCGATGCTAATATACTCGCCTATCTCAACCGCATTTTCGTACTTTGGCGCTCTCTGCGGAACACTCGCAg GCTTGGAGCTCGGAGAGGACAGACACAAAGTCTACAGCGGGTTGTGGGGGTACAATAGTCTCTTGACCGGGGCCGCTTTGGGAGGAAATCTGTTGGTGCTGAACGGTCAAACGGCCGCCGCTGCCATCGTGGCGATTATTTACACTCCACTCCTGCAGTACACCATAGAATCGATATTTGCAAAA acGCAGTTACCGGTGCTGTCGCTGCCGTTCGTGACGGCGACCTCGTTGTTTCTAAAATTGAGCGGCGGCAAGGAGGATCCAACGTTCCCGTGGCCCGTATCGATCACCTTTCCCGAGAAACAGCGTCATAATTATCTCGCTCGTCGCCGCGCGGCAGCTCGAGAG GAAGTTGCAGCGGAAGAACTTGAGCTCGTCACACGGGATGAAAGGAAGCCAATCCCGTCGGATAATTAA
- the LOC105201482 gene encoding ARS-binding factor 1 isoform X2, translating to MTVTMTPSTSDVADKAVSTDDGGSGGMEVARLEAVLAALVETKVEAMKASSTLSRRSGSAPTSPRRPRLTSTSTASSSLNHPHHHHHHHHHHHHHSQQQQQQQQQQHNKKKDHHHHHHHHQQQQQQQQQHHRHRRRRHDSAPCGSDYLNNATDHSQHKLSNERGRRRASESPRSPRSPRKKRRHSRSPNVLQGVVQDVHAGLDSRFELLGIDGDQDVALINFERAKEVLGDSCEYPRLHRSACYFSQSAAQLKIHYDDDDYVALNVADELEEEETLSGPEKVDESQGRYHRPRRKRKRKRRKIEPVCPEEELVDPDDLPPRARWTIVATACLLLAMSLLLVGVTLRMAPIIDDMVTCLWFRGRSAR from the exons ATGACGGTGACGATGACGCCGTCGACGTCCGACGTCGCCGACAAGGCGGTGTCGACGGACgatggcggcagcggcggcatGGAGGTGGCGCGTCTCGAGGCCGTCCTCGCCGCCCTGGTGGAGACGAAGGTGGAGGCGATGAAAGCGTCGTCGACGCTTAGCCGACGTTCCGGCAGCGCGCCTACCAGTCCGCGTCGACCTAGACTGACCTCGACCTCGACGGCCTCCTCCTCATTGAATCATCCTCAccaccatcatcatcaccatcaccatcatcatcatcattcgcagcagcaacagcaacaacagcagcagcagcacaATAAGAAAAAggaccatcatcatcatcatcatcatcatcaacagcagcagcaacagcagcagcagcatcacCGCCATCGTCGCAGACGTCACGACTCCGCGCCATGCGGGAGTGATTATCTCAACAACGCGACGGATCATTCTCAGCACAAGTTATCTAATG AAAGGGGACGGAGAAGAGCCTCCGAAAGTCCTCGAAGCCCTCGAAGCCCTCGAAAGAAGCGCAGGCATTCGAGGAGCCCAAACGTTCTTCAAGGCGTTGTCCAAGACGTTCACGCCGGCCTCGATTCGCGCTTCGAGCTGCTCGGCATTGACGGCGACCAAGACGTGGCCCTAATAAATTTCGAAAGGGCTAAAGAAGTCCTCGGCGACTCCTGCGAATATCCGCGGCTGCACCGAAGTGCCTGCTACTTTTCTCAAAGCGCAGCTCAATT aaaaattcatTACGACGATGACGACTACGTGGCGTTGAACGTAGCCGACGAGCTCGAGGAGGAGGAGACTCTGAGCGGACCGGAGAAGGTGGACGAGTCTCAGGGAAGGTATCACCGACCGCGAAGAAAGCGCAAACGTAAACGACGCAAGATCGAACCCGTCTGTCCGGAAGAGGAACTCGTCGATCCGGACGACCTCCCGCCTCGTGCACGATGGACGATCGTCGCGACCGCTTGTCTTCTGCTCGCCATGTCCTTGCTCCTGGTCGGTGTTACGCTGCGAATGGCGCCTATAATTGACGACATGG
- the LOC105201482 gene encoding ARS-binding factor 1 isoform X1, with protein MTVTMTPSTSDVADKAVSTDDGGSGGMEVARLEAVLAALVETKVEAMKASSTLSRRSGSAPTSPRRPRLTSTSTASSSLNHPHHHHHHHHHHHHHSQQQQQQQQQQHNKKKDHHHHHHHHQQQQQQQQQHHRHRRRRHDSAPCGSDYLNNATDHSQHKLSNERGRRRASESPRSPRSPRKKRRHSRSPNVLQGVVQDVHAGLDSRFELLGIDGDQDVALINFERAKEVLGDSCEYPRLHRSACYFSQSAAQLKIHYDDDDYVALNVADELEEEETLSGPEKVDESQGRYHRPRRKRKRKRRKIEPVCPEEELVDPDDLPPRARWTIVATACLLLAMSLLLVGVTLRMAPIIDDMVRKENEELLNSLNRDLSVPENVTAPP; from the exons ATGACGGTGACGATGACGCCGTCGACGTCCGACGTCGCCGACAAGGCGGTGTCGACGGACgatggcggcagcggcggcatGGAGGTGGCGCGTCTCGAGGCCGTCCTCGCCGCCCTGGTGGAGACGAAGGTGGAGGCGATGAAAGCGTCGTCGACGCTTAGCCGACGTTCCGGCAGCGCGCCTACCAGTCCGCGTCGACCTAGACTGACCTCGACCTCGACGGCCTCCTCCTCATTGAATCATCCTCAccaccatcatcatcaccatcaccatcatcatcatcattcgcagcagcaacagcaacaacagcagcagcagcacaATAAGAAAAAggaccatcatcatcatcatcatcatcatcaacagcagcagcaacagcagcagcagcatcacCGCCATCGTCGCAGACGTCACGACTCCGCGCCATGCGGGAGTGATTATCTCAACAACGCGACGGATCATTCTCAGCACAAGTTATCTAATG AAAGGGGACGGAGAAGAGCCTCCGAAAGTCCTCGAAGCCCTCGAAGCCCTCGAAAGAAGCGCAGGCATTCGAGGAGCCCAAACGTTCTTCAAGGCGTTGTCCAAGACGTTCACGCCGGCCTCGATTCGCGCTTCGAGCTGCTCGGCATTGACGGCGACCAAGACGTGGCCCTAATAAATTTCGAAAGGGCTAAAGAAGTCCTCGGCGACTCCTGCGAATATCCGCGGCTGCACCGAAGTGCCTGCTACTTTTCTCAAAGCGCAGCTCAATT aaaaattcatTACGACGATGACGACTACGTGGCGTTGAACGTAGCCGACGAGCTCGAGGAGGAGGAGACTCTGAGCGGACCGGAGAAGGTGGACGAGTCTCAGGGAAGGTATCACCGACCGCGAAGAAAGCGCAAACGTAAACGACGCAAGATCGAACCCGTCTGTCCGGAAGAGGAACTCGTCGATCCGGACGACCTCCCGCCTCGTGCACGATGGACGATCGTCGCGACCGCTTGTCTTCTGCTCGCCATGTCCTTGCTCCTGGTCGGTGTTACGCTGCGAATGGCGCCTATAATTGACGACATGG